The proteins below are encoded in one region of Hordeum vulgare subsp. vulgare chromosome 3H, MorexV3_pseudomolecules_assembly, whole genome shotgun sequence:
- the LOC123445633 gene encoding uncharacterized protein LOC123445633, whose product MDIQNLISCCPVLTDLRLVRFGGIRCLNIQAPKLEYLKVHGDFEDIALDAPNLEVATLSIDYRSNIYQSVPIAHDKESYVKKALGSLSEIKSLSITVFFLKYLSKGCILMKLPAVFRRLEYISLMINFEDQRQVLTACSLLQNAPNLKELRISSYRWAIWYPDEASIQELTMQTQTQMGHLVTASMYCFEGLDCEIDFVAKLLSWAPALEEVKIEWLGERERSKVVAKLLLDLPRVSPRAKLTVTF is encoded by the exons ATGGATATCCAAAATCTGATCTCCTGCTGCCCCGTACTGACTGATTTGAGATTAGTTCGATTTGGGGGCATCAGGTGTCTAAACATTCAAGCTCCTAAACTGGAATATCTGAAAGTTCATGGGGACTTTGAAGACATTGCTTTGGATGCCCCTAATCTGGAGGTGGCCACTCTCTCTATTGATTACAGGTCTAATATATATCAATCTGTTCCAATTGCGCATGACAAGGAAAGCTATGTCAAGAAGGCACTGGGAAGCCTTAGTGAGATCAAATCTCTTTCAATTACTGTTTTTTTCCTGAAG TATCTATCAAAGGGGTGCATACTTATGAAGCTCCCTGCTGTGTTTCGTCGGCTGGAGTATATTTCTCTTATGATAAATTTTGAGGATCAGAGGCAAGTGTTGACCGCATGTTCATTGCTTCAGAATGCCCCTAACTTGAAGGAGCTTCGTATATCG AGTTACCGTTGGGCCATATGGTATCCGGATGAGGCGAGCATTCAAGAGCTTACCATGCAAACACAAACGCAAATGGGCCATCTCGTAACGGCCAGTATGTACTGTTTCGAGGGTTTGGACTGTGAAATTGATTTCGTGGCAAAGCTACTGAGCTGGGCACCAGCTCTGGAAGAAGTGAAGATAGAGTGGTTGGGAGAAAGAGAGCGCAGCAAGGTTGTTGCCAAGCTGCTACTAGACCTGCCGAGGGTGTCTCCCAGGGCCAAGCTCACTGTTACATTTTGA
- the LOC123445634 gene encoding uncharacterized protein LOC123445634, whose protein sequence is MPSSPALCAARLRPLLLLPSAAATTPSALAAAAPAHTKQGSFSTTVRTTGMAAAEGAKASTQPPAAGGGGASERIMPHLLNIYGSCATARDFEMYAPNATFEDPLMCAHGVKQIKSAFYTMPKVFGESKIVEYTIKENATGPGKSQILIDNKQHYKVFGKPVDLESLITLDIEEGKVVRHQDWWDKKPLKNRETVSFPLVGRLLEASRRGAMLVTHVLMGCGKDPTP, encoded by the exons ATGCCATCATCCCCTGCTCTCTGCGCCGCCCGACTGCGACCGCTCCTGCTCCTGCCGTCCGCCGCGGCGACGACCCCGTCGGCCCTCGCAGCAGCCGCTCCCGCGCACACGAAGCAGGGATCGTTCTCGACGACGGTGAGGACGACAGGCATGGCGGCGGCCGAGGGAGCGAAGGCGTCGACGCAGCCGCCGGCGGCCGGGGGCGGGGGCGCGTCGGAGCGCATCATGCCGCATCTCCTCAACAT ATACGGATCATGCGCCACGGCACGGGACTTTGAAATGTATGCGCCCAATGCCACATTTGAGGACCCGCTCATGTGCGCCCACGG CGTCAAGCAGATCAAATCAGCCTTCTACACGATGCCTAAG GTGTTCGGCGAGTCCAAGATCGTAGAGTACACGATAAAGGAAAACGCGACTGGGCCTGGGAAATCCCAG ATACTGATCGACAACAAGCAACACTACAAGGTCTTTGGCAAGCCGGTCGACCTGGAGTCCCTCATCACGCTCGACATCGAGGAAGGCAAGGTCGTCAGGCACCAGGATTG GTGGGACAAGAAGCCTCTGAAGAACAGAGAGACGGTGAGCTTCCCGCTGGTGGGACGGCTGCTGGAGGCGAGCCGCCGGGGAGCCATGCTAGTCACCCATGTCCTGATGGGCTGTGGCAAGGATCCTACCCCTTGA